Sequence from the Candidatus Delongbacteria bacterium genome:
TGTCCCGCGTGCTGATCGCCGGGCCGGGCGAGCCCGCAGTCGATGTGTTCGATCCCCAGTCCGATGTGCCGGTCGAAGTCCTGCTCTCGCACGAGGCGCTGGCCCCGGGCGCACCCGCACGGCTGGCGGTGGTCTACCATGTGCCCGCCAACTACCACATCACGGACATCGCCAACGGACTGTTCTATGTGGAAGCGGACACTCTGGACGGACTGCGGCTTGACAATATCCGCTATCCCGAGCCGATCGTCGATTCGCACGGCGACAAGGTCTATCGGGGCTCGGTCATCGTCACCGCCGACATCGCGCTGGATCGTGATGTGAGCGCCGATCTGCCCTGGACCGTGCGGGCCGGGTTCCAGGTCTGCAGCGAAACCGGAGCGCTTACCTGCTACCTGCCCGTGGATCTGGAATTCCCGCTGGAGTTCCCCATGGTGGCCTCGCCCGAGCAGATGCGGCCCCTGCATCCCGAGATCTTCGGCGAAACCATGGCCGCCGCCGAGCCCGCCGCCGAAGAAGGCCTGCAGGGGCGTCTGGATGCGGCTCTGGCCAAGGGCAGCTGGATCGCTTTTCTGATCGTGTTCGTGCTGGGCATTCTCAGCAGCATGACGCCCTGCGTGTACCCCATGATTCCCATCACCATCAGCTTCATCGGGGCCCGCAGTGGCAACAGCCGCTGGACCGGTTTCATCCAGTCGGTGTGGTTCGTGGTGGGCATGGCGCTGGTCTTCAGCACGCTGGGCGTGGTGGCGGCGGCCTCCGGTGGCGTCTTCGGTGCCGCCGGACAGAGCCCGATCTTCCTGGTGGGTCTGGCCGTGCTGTTTCTTGTTCTGGCCGCCAGCATGTTCGGCGCCTTCGACCTGCAGCTGCCCAACACCTGGATGGAGAAGCTGCCCAGCGGTCGCAAGAACGGCCCCGCGGGCGCGATCATCATGGGCGGCATCACCGGGTTCATCGCCGCGCCCTGCGTGGGACCCGTGATCGCGACCCTGCTGCTGTTCATTGCCAACACGGGCAACCTGGTCAACGGCTTCTTCCTGATGCTGGCCTACTCGCTGGGCATGGGCTCGCTGTTCCTGGTGATTGGCACCTTCGCCGGTGCGCTGAACATGCTGCCCGGCGCCGGCAGCTGGATGGAAACGGTCAAGCACTTCTTCGGCGTGGTGATGGTGGCCATGGCGCTGTGGTTCCTGCGCACCCTGATTCCCGCCGAGATCATGGTCTATCTGGTGGGTGGTGGTCTGGTGATCTTCGGTGTCTTCAGCGACGCCTTCAGCCCCCTGCCCGAGGACGCCGGCCACGGGCCGCGCTTCATGAAGGCGGTGGGCATCATCGCGGTCCTGCTGGGAGCACGCTACCTGATCTTCGGTCTGGGCAGCCCCGTGGCGAGCATGGTGGCCGGTACCGCCGGTCCGGTGGCAAGCGCGCAGAAGGCCGAAGTCGCCTGGACCGTTTCCTCACCCGAGTCGGATACCCACGACGCCCTGCTGGCCGCGGCGGCCGCCGAAGGCAAGCCCGTGGTGATGGACTTCTGGGCCGAGTGGTGCGTGCAGTGCAAGGAGCTGGATCACGAGACCTGGTCGGACCCGCGGGTGATGGAAGAAGCCGCGCGCTTCACCACCATCAAGATGGACATGACGCGCACCTCCAGCGACTGGGCCAAGGCCCAGAACCAGGGCTACACCATCGTGGGCATGCCCACCGTGATCTTCTTTGACGCCAGTGGGCACGAAGTCCGGCGCTTCAATGGATTCCACAAGGCCGACAAGGTGCTGGAGTGGATGCGCGAGGTGCGCTGAGGCCTGGCGGGAATCGTGTTCCGAAGGAATTTCACGAGCGAGGTGATTCCTTTTGCTCGCGTGTCCGATAAGAGCTATTGTTCGGCACCAAGCTTGGTTCGAGACGTCGGCCCCGGTCAAACATGGAGGTACGATGACTTGCGACAGTTGCCAGGGAACCAAGGGTTCCTTCCAGACACCCTGAGGATTCATCCTCCACGATCTCAATCACCAGATTGACGCGCATTGACAGCGCGCTCCACGGGCCACCTTCGGGTGGCCCGTTTCGCTCTGCCCCAATTGAAACCGCAAAAAGGGAAAACGCCCGCCGAAGCACTCGACGGGCGTTCCCACTAACAGCAATAACAGAGAGGAGTCAGTTCAGGAAACGACGGTCCACCAGCGGCAGGGTCAGCAGCGAGCTTGCCCGGTGGTGCAGTGCGTCGTCCCGGTAGCCCGTATCGGCTGTCCGGGTCATTCCTTTGAGCCGGCTGCGCACATCCTGCGCCAGTTCGCTGGGAATGCCCAGGCGATTCAGCAGATGGATCATGCGGCCCAGGACCGCATCGGCGGCCAGCATGTCGCCGGCCATCAGCTCGAAATGAAATCTCTGGATCATTTCGTTCAGGTAATTGTCCGGCACGTCCGCGCGCATGATGGGGCCTTCCAGTTGTCCGGAACGGCCAGTCGCCGTCCGCGTTCCAGTATCCGACTCCGTGTACATCGGATTCCCCGGCAAAGGACTTCAGTCCCATCGCGTGAAAATCGGGTCCTCCGCAGGTTCGCACAGAACAAAACAACATGCCGGCATGAGGGTTGTGCGCGGGCGCACGGGAGTTCTGTGAGCATCGTGCGTGAGCCCGGCCGCGCGGGGGGCGGCGCCCCGTGGCGGCTCTTCCGAAATGCTACCTTGCCGCCCGATTCGTGCGCGGCTTGCAGGCTGCGCGACGCCACCCAGCAGGAGAGCCCGATGAGCGACCGTTACCAGCCACGCCACAAGATCCGCTTCGTCACTGCCGCCAGCCTCTTCGACGGGCACGATGCGGCCATCAACATCATGCGGCGGATCATTCAGGCCACAGGCGCGGAAGTGGTGCATCTGGGTCACAACCGCAGCGTGCGCGAGATCGTGGATGCGGCCATCCAGGAAGACGCCCACGGCATTGCCATCTCCAGCTATCAGGGCGGCCACGTGCGCTTCTTCAAGTATGTGGTGGACATGCTGCGCGAGCAGAACTGCGGCCACATCAAGGTCTTCGGCGGCGGCGGGGGTGTCATCGTGCGGCAGGAGATCGAGGAGCTGCAGGCCTACGGAGTGGCGCGCATCTTCAGCCCCCAGGATGGCACCCGGCTGGGGCTGCAGGGCATGATCAACGAAATGGTCGAAGCGGTGGACCGGGATCTCTGCGCCATGGACTTTCCGGCGCTGGCCGAGGCGGTCTTCAACGGAACCCCGGCGGCCGTGGCCCGGGCGATCAGCCTGGCGGAACGCGCCAGCGAGGGCGGGCAGATCGGCGAAGAACTGGCCCGCGTTCTGGCCCGTGGCGCCGAGCGCGCCGTGCCGGTGATCGGTATCACGGGAACGGGCGGCGCGGGCAAGAGCAGCCTGACCGACGAAGTGCTGCGGCGCTTCCTGCGGGCCTATCCGGAGCTGCGCATCGGCGTGGTCAGCGTGGACCCCACCAAGCGGCGCACGGGCGGGGCCCTGCTGGGAGACCGGATCCGCATGAACAGCCTGAGCAATTCCCGCAGTTTCATGCGCAGTCTGGCCACCCGGGGCAGCGGCAAGGAACTGGCCCCGTCCACCAAGGACGCGCTGGCCATTCTCAAGGCGGCCGGCAACGACCTGCTGATCCTCGAGACCAGCGGCATCGGCCAGGGCGAGAGCGGGGTGGTGGACCTGGTGGACGTGTCCGTATACGCCATGACCAGCGAGTACGGAGCAGCCAGCCAGCTGGAAAAGATCGACATGATCGACTACGCCGACATCGTGGTGCTGAACAAGTTCGAGAAGGCGGGCAGCCAGGATGCGTTGCGCGACGTGCGCAAGCAGTACCGGCGCGCGCACGAGATTTCATGGGATGTGCCCGATGACGCGCTTCCCGTGTACGGCACCATCGCCAGCCGCTTCGACTGCAACGGCACCAACTGGTTCTTCGATCGCCTGATGGAAAAGGTGCGCGAGCGCACGGGTTTCACGGCGGCACACGAAGCTCTTGCCAGCGGCCCGCAGGTCCAGACCAGCGAGCTGATTCCGGGCGAGCGGCGCAACTACCTGGCCGAGATCTCGCGCACGGTGCGGCGTTACAAGGAAAGGGCGCGCAATCAGGCCGAGCGCCTGTCGCGCCACACCCGCCTCGAGGCGACCCGGGCCGAGCTGGAGGAGAAGGGACACACCAGTCCGGAACTGGGCAGTCTGGTCGAGGAGAGCCGCAAGGGCATCGATGCGGGCGTGCTGGCGGCCGTGGATGAGTATCACCGGCTGGCCGGACTCTACGCCGGCAGCAGTTTCGACTTCAGCGTACGCGGCCGCACGGTGACCCAGGAAACCGCCACGGAAAGCCTTTCAGGCACCATGATTCCCAAGGTGGCCCTGCCCGACTTCAGTGATGCCGG
This genomic interval carries:
- a CDS encoding thioredoxin family protein, translated to MQLARLLLALLTLSRVLIAGPGEPAVDVFDPQSDVPVEVLLSHEALAPGAPARLAVVYHVPANYHITDIANGLFYVEADTLDGLRLDNIRYPEPIVDSHGDKVYRGSVIVTADIALDRDVSADLPWTVRAGFQVCSETGALTCYLPVDLEFPLEFPMVASPEQMRPLHPEIFGETMAAAEPAAEEGLQGRLDAALAKGSWIAFLIVFVLGILSSMTPCVYPMIPITISFIGARSGNSRWTGFIQSVWFVVGMALVFSTLGVVAAASGGVFGAAGQSPIFLVGLAVLFLVLAASMFGAFDLQLPNTWMEKLPSGRKNGPAGAIIMGGITGFIAAPCVGPVIATLLLFIANTGNLVNGFFLMLAYSLGMGSLFLVIGTFAGALNMLPGAGSWMETVKHFFGVVMVAMALWFLRTLIPAEIMVYLVGGGLVIFGVFSDAFSPLPEDAGHGPRFMKAVGIIAVLLGARYLIFGLGSPVASMVAGTAGPVASAQKAEVAWTVSSPESDTHDALLAAAAAEGKPVVMDFWAEWCVQCKELDHETWSDPRVMEEAARFTTIKMDMTRTSSDWAKAQNQGYTIVGMPTVIFFDASGHEVRRFNGFHKADKVLEWMREVR
- a CDS encoding methylmalonyl-CoA mutase family protein, which codes for MSDRYQPRHKIRFVTAASLFDGHDAAINIMRRIIQATGAEVVHLGHNRSVREIVDAAIQEDAHGIAISSYQGGHVRFFKYVVDMLREQNCGHIKVFGGGGGVIVRQEIEELQAYGVARIFSPQDGTRLGLQGMINEMVEAVDRDLCAMDFPALAEAVFNGTPAAVARAISLAERASEGGQIGEELARVLARGAERAVPVIGITGTGGAGKSSLTDEVLRRFLRAYPELRIGVVSVDPTKRRTGGALLGDRIRMNSLSNSRSFMRSLATRGSGKELAPSTKDALAILKAAGNDLLILETSGIGQGESGVVDLVDVSVYAMTSEYGAASQLEKIDMIDYADIVVLNKFEKAGSQDALRDVRKQYRRAHEISWDVPDDALPVYGTIASRFDCNGTNWFFDRLMEKVRERTGFTAAHEALASGPQVQTSELIPGERRNYLAEISRTVRRYKERARNQAERLSRHTRLEATRAELEEKGHTSPELGSLVEESRKGIDAGVLAAVDEYHRLAGLYAGSSFDFSVRGRTVTQETATESLSGTMIPKVALPDFSDAGDLYRFLALENLPGYFPYTAGVFPFRRTGEDPARMFAGEGPPARTNARFRFLSRDSEAKRLSTAFDSVTLYGEDPDERPDIYGKVGESGVSICTLDDMKILYGGFDLCSPMTSVSMTINGPAPMILAMYLNTAISFETDRFRAEHGREPDETEAAELHSRTLQQVRGTVQADILKEDQAQNTCIFSTEFALRMMGDMQQYFIEKGIRNYYSVSISGYHIAEAGANPISQLAFTLANGFTYVEYYLARGMKIDDFAPNLSFFFSNGLDPEYAVIGRVARRIWAVAMREIYGANERSQKLKYHIQTSGRSLHSQEMAFNDIRTTLQALLAINDNCNSLHTNAYDEAVTTPTRESVRRALAIQMIINKEFGSTRNENPSQGAFIIRELTELVEEAVLSEFVRISERGGVLGAMETQYQRGKIQEESMVYELRKQSGELPIIGVNTFIDSEGSEVPDDIELARASDEEKEGQIKALRAFQARHAEQLPGALEALKKTAHEGGNIFAELMKTVRVASLGQISAALFEVGGQYRRNM